One Desulfovibrio fairfieldensis genomic window carries:
- a CDS encoding sigma-54 dependent transcriptional regulator has protein sequence MSTRRLLFLAPAQAITGIFPPLRDAGYELGIAENLKGASVFIRKSGPGVIFARPSLPGFRVEDLLAVSAEDPNFPPVIVTTDKGSPEEAERLLGLGARDYWLEPLDVERIMAVAREPRKAASVPASSTFGGHRPQYAEGQGGPRIVGRHPAIARVLQLARQVAASKATVLITGESGTGKEMFARYLHAMSKRARGPFVAVNCAALPEHLLESELFGHEKGAFTGAIARKLGKFELASGGTLLLDEISEMDLALQAKLLRVLQEGEIDRVGGAETVRVDVRVLATTNRDLEDWVKQGKFRQDLYFRLNVIPLRLPSLRERGDDVLELARFFVDLYVREYKLPPVSLSEAAVSWLKNYDFPGNVRELQNLMERAVLLANGRPVEPCHFLLENEAWPLFEEDSLPEDGGVETAGPSAASASPAERTATAAPVQAGSNTPAEQFAGPVIPLHEMERIMIIKGLEATSGNRTQAAELLGISVRTLRNKLNEYRSLGHPVD, from the coding sequence ATGTCGACCCGTCGTCTGCTTTTTCTCGCGCCGGCCCAGGCCATTACCGGCATTTTCCCGCCTCTGCGGGATGCTGGCTATGAGCTGGGCATTGCCGAAAATCTCAAAGGGGCTTCGGTCTTTATCCGCAAGTCCGGTCCCGGCGTGATTTTCGCGCGGCCTTCCCTTCCCGGCTTCCGGGTGGAGGATCTGCTGGCCGTGAGCGCGGAAGACCCCAATTTCCCGCCGGTCATCGTCACCACCGACAAGGGCAGCCCGGAAGAAGCCGAACGCCTGCTCGGTCTGGGCGCGCGCGACTACTGGTTGGAACCTCTGGATGTGGAACGGATCATGGCCGTGGCCCGCGAGCCGCGCAAAGCCGCGTCCGTGCCTGCTTCCAGCACCTTTGGCGGACATCGGCCGCAGTATGCCGAAGGCCAGGGCGGCCCGCGCATCGTGGGGCGGCATCCGGCCATTGCCAGGGTCTTGCAGCTGGCCCGGCAGGTGGCGGCTTCCAAGGCCACGGTGCTGATCACCGGCGAGTCGGGCACGGGCAAGGAAATGTTCGCGCGCTATCTGCACGCCATGAGCAAACGCGCGCGCGGTCCCTTTGTGGCCGTGAACTGCGCGGCCCTGCCTGAACATCTGCTGGAAAGCGAATTGTTCGGCCATGAAAAGGGAGCCTTTACCGGAGCTATTGCCCGCAAACTCGGCAAGTTTGAGTTGGCCAGCGGGGGCACCCTGCTGCTGGACGAAATTTCCGAAATGGATCTGGCCTTGCAGGCCAAATTGCTGCGTGTGCTTCAGGAAGGCGAGATCGACCGGGTGGGCGGCGCGGAAACCGTGCGGGTGGACGTGCGCGTGCTTGCCACCACCAACCGCGATCTGGAAGACTGGGTCAAGCAGGGCAAATTCCGTCAGGATCTGTATTTCCGGCTCAATGTCATTCCCCTGCGCCTGCCCTCCCTGCGCGAACGCGGCGACGACGTGCTGGAACTGGCCCGCTTTTTCGTGGACCTGTATGTGCGCGAATATAAGCTGCCGCCCGTATCCCTGTCCGAAGCCGCTGTGAGCTGGCTGAAAAATTACGATTTTCCCGGCAACGTGCGCGAGCTGCAAAACCTTATGGAGCGCGCCGTACTGCTGGCCAACGGCCGTCCGGTGGAGCCCTGCCATTTTCTGCTGGAAAACGAGGCCTGGCCCCTGTTTGAGGAAGACAGCCTCCCGGAGGACGGGGGCGTCGAAACCGCCGGACCCTCCGCCGCCTCCGCGTCGCCGGCGGAGCGGACGGCTACCGCCGCACCCGTTCAGGCAGGCTCCAATACCCCGGCGGAGCAGTTTGCCGGGCCGGTAATTCCACTGCACGAAATGGAGCGGATCATGATCATCAAGGGCCTGGAAGCCACCTCCGGCAACCGCACCCAGGCCGCCGAACTGTTGGGCATCTCGGTGCGCACTCTGCGCAACAAGCTCAACGAATACCGTTCCCTGGGCCATCCCGTGGACTGA
- the larB gene encoding nickel pincer cofactor biosynthesis protein LarB, whose protein sequence is MQKSVIRHILTLVAEGGLSTDKALDQLSFETAQDALHGLNLDPQRELRSGLGEVIFAQGKSDETLLAAVDGLSRHGPVLVSRVSREQAGLLRSMFPAGLHWPEAGLFSLGGPEHLEQQMTPPWPQSGAALVVSAGAADMAVALEAFGALAFWGCDCGCVTDVGVAGLHRLSPHLRALHEARVIIAVAGMEGALPGVLAGLTPAPVLAVPTSVGYGVGAHGFAALSTMLCTCVPGVAVLNIDNGFGAAAFAAKVLGRK, encoded by the coding sequence ATGCAGAAAAGCGTAATCAGGCATATTCTGACCCTGGTGGCTGAGGGCGGTCTTTCGACGGACAAGGCCTTGGATCAATTGAGTTTTGAAACCGCGCAAGATGCCTTGCACGGCCTGAATCTGGACCCGCAACGCGAACTGCGCAGCGGGCTGGGAGAAGTTATCTTCGCCCAGGGCAAGAGCGACGAAACCCTGCTGGCCGCCGTGGATGGCCTTTCCCGCCACGGGCCGGTGCTGGTCAGCCGCGTCAGCCGTGAACAGGCCGGGCTGCTGCGCAGCATGTTTCCGGCGGGCCTGCACTGGCCTGAAGCCGGGCTGTTTTCCCTGGGCGGTCCGGAACATCTGGAACAACAGATGACCCCGCCCTGGCCGCAATCCGGCGCGGCCCTGGTGGTTTCCGCCGGAGCCGCGGACATGGCCGTGGCCCTGGAAGCCTTCGGCGCGCTGGCGTTCTGGGGTTGTGACTGCGGTTGCGTCACGGATGTGGGCGTGGCCGGGCTGCACCGTCTGAGCCCGCACCTGCGGGCCCTGCACGAAGCACGGGTGATCATCGCCGTGGCCGGCATGGAAGGAGCCCTGCCCGGCGTGCTGGCGGGCCTTACCCCCGCTCCCGTACTGGCCGTGCCCACTTCGGTGGGCTACGGCGTGGGCGCGCACGGCTTCGCGGCGCTCTCCACCATGCTCTGCACTTGTGTGCCCGGCGTGGCCGTGCTCAATATCGATAACGGCTTCGGCGCGGCGGCCTTTGCGGCCAAAGTGCTGGGAAGAAAGTAA
- a CDS encoding sensor domain-containing diguanylate cyclase encodes MDMKIRDKNQAIFLGIRVGFIFLLTVIVIIFAAYYTLSNNFQTLLTNYTIKLVQAMVAQGVDMVESELEIGRKEAAMSAAFFDVADAVQGSGSRFPRFSPGKDAMRMVYVSEARTMASDGRERIINDRPDIRAAFGGDIAVYGPYFNEDNEFVICYSAPVIRNGKIAGVLSIEKNGYIFCRLIQSIRFVNTGESYIINAEGTDIAVSDPHHMEWVTSQYNAKKILGGQEDATTRSILELERKGLDGKKGIGTYYWKNGLVYVIYEPVPSVGWVLFGGLREEELASMTQSVFFASISKGPALKICLSVVFLLTALIIYWIISSMKKNAEINKKLEIIANHDALTGLLNRRFIETGLAEEWKYPIRASGQAALFMLDIDNFKKYNDFYGHLKGDDCLRRIAATLKKAIDGHNGYVIRYGGEEFIAVIFLVERKFTLELGNKICRLVKNEALPDAEGGVVTVSVGMCHIQSTIDVSLSDCIRIADKALYQAKTSGKNRAVMLDAPQQAHGTAA; translated from the coding sequence ATGGACATGAAAATCAGAGATAAAAATCAGGCAATATTTTTGGGAATACGGGTCGGATTTATTTTTCTGCTGACCGTAATTGTGATCATTTTTGCGGCATATTATACGTTATCAAATAATTTTCAGACACTTCTGACCAATTATACAATAAAACTCGTACAAGCCATGGTGGCGCAGGGCGTGGACATGGTGGAGTCCGAATTGGAAATCGGACGCAAGGAAGCCGCCATGTCCGCCGCTTTTTTTGATGTTGCTGATGCCGTCCAGGGATCCGGGTCCCGCTTTCCCCGTTTTTCCCCGGGCAAGGATGCCATGCGCATGGTTTACGTTTCGGAAGCACGAACCATGGCATCAGACGGCCGAGAGCGGATCATAAATGACCGGCCGGATATCCGTGCCGCCTTTGGCGGGGATATCGCCGTCTATGGACCATACTTCAATGAAGATAATGAATTTGTGATTTGCTATTCGGCGCCGGTGATACGGAACGGAAAAATTGCGGGTGTGCTGAGCATCGAAAAAAACGGCTATATATTCTGCCGGCTGATTCAAAGCATCCGCTTCGTCAATACTGGAGAATCCTACATCATCAACGCGGAAGGGACGGATATCGCGGTCAGTGACCCACACCATATGGAGTGGGTCACTTCACAATATAACGCCAAAAAAATACTCGGCGGACAGGAGGATGCGACGACGCGTTCCATCCTGGAGCTGGAGCGGAAAGGACTTGACGGCAAAAAGGGAATCGGAACGTATTATTGGAAAAACGGCTTGGTCTATGTAATATATGAACCTGTCCCGTCCGTGGGGTGGGTGCTGTTTGGCGGTTTGCGGGAAGAAGAACTTGCTTCCATGACGCAATCCGTCTTTTTTGCTTCTATTTCCAAGGGGCCCGCGTTAAAAATTTGTCTTTCCGTGGTTTTTCTGCTCACTGCATTGATTATTTACTGGATTATCTCCAGCATGAAAAAAAATGCTGAAATCAATAAAAAGCTGGAGATCATCGCCAATCATGACGCCCTTACCGGCTTACTGAACCGCCGTTTCATTGAAACCGGTCTGGCCGAGGAATGGAAGTACCCGATCAGAGCCTCCGGTCAAGCGGCACTGTTTATGCTCGATATTGATAATTTCAAGAAATATAACGACTTCTATGGACATCTGAAGGGGGACGACTGCCTGCGCCGGATAGCCGCCACGCTTAAAAAAGCTATTGATGGCCATAACGGCTATGTCATACGGTATGGCGGGGAAGAATTCATTGCTGTCATTTTTTTGGTTGAACGCAAGTTCACTCTGGAACTGGGCAACAAGATTTGCCGCCTGGTGAAAAATGAGGCATTGCCGGATGCCGAAGGCGGTGTGGTAACAGTCAGCGTCGGCATGTGCCATATACAGAGCACGATCGACGTTTCGCTCTCTGACTGTATACGGATTGCCGATAAGGCCCTGTATCAGGCGAAAACAAGCGGAAAAAACAGAGCGGTGATGCTGGACGCCCCGCAACAGGCTCACGGCACAGCGGCGTAG
- a CDS encoding M23 family metallopeptidase has translation MKRLWLVGVFFIFLVGGVLVQHAGRTGFTPDAAPEQAAEQVSEQSTQRTGREAQQDQKVRQDPSADASGQQVSSVPPARPGPPQADKNGMGTAVSEEAGRAPEAVAVQTSASDPADRSRLPEAQPDVSDSVSGEETSLPPDTAVPGAETSAQAPSTGLIEEAQPDDAPGEEVVKGTVEKGDTISKILENTGSEGIYQYISAARQVFSMRSFREGQPYVIVTDSASGRVKRFEYEIDSRRRLVVEGVEEPVARVEAIEYVTLLSTVEATISDNLFQAVADVGESPQMALQLADLFGAEINFIRDLQEGDSFSVLVEKRYREGEYKGYGRVLAAHFTNKGKTFEAYLFRDGSGRAQYYNRKGENLRKTLLQAPLAFTRVTSRFTSSRKHPILGYSRPHMGVDYGAPTGTPVKAVGEGVVTKRSWGGGYGNQIIVKHVAGLESMYSHLSGYARGLRQGQRVRQGQVIGFVGSTGLSTGPHLDFRLRQNGKFINPTKAINPRGEPVSARHMAAFEKVVAEELAYLKDRKPLAEYTVDSVVPENAVLTDNAPDAEKEKKPEPKKRRRRS, from the coding sequence ATGAAACGACTCTGGCTGGTGGGAGTTTTTTTTATTTTTCTGGTGGGCGGCGTGCTGGTACAGCATGCCGGCAGAACCGGCTTTACGCCCGATGCCGCGCCCGAACAGGCGGCTGAACAGGTCTCGGAACAATCGACGCAGCGAACGGGCCGGGAGGCGCAACAGGATCAGAAGGTTCGGCAAGACCCAAGCGCGGATGCAAGCGGACAACAGGTGTCGTCTGTTCCGCCCGCGCGGCCCGGTCCGCCGCAGGCGGATAAAAACGGGATGGGCACAGCTGTTTCTGAAGAGGCCGGGCGTGCGCCCGAGGCTGTGGCCGTTCAGACTTCCGCTTCTGATCCCGCCGATCGGTCCCGGCTTCCAGAGGCCCAGCCGGATGTTTCCGACAGCGTTTCCGGTGAGGAAACCTCCCTGCCGCCGGACACGGCCGTGCCCGGTGCGGAGACGTCTGCGCAAGCGCCTTCCACGGGCTTGATCGAAGAGGCGCAGCCCGATGACGCCCCGGGTGAGGAAGTGGTCAAAGGCACGGTGGAAAAGGGCGACACCATCAGTAAAATTTTGGAAAATACGGGCAGCGAAGGCATCTACCAGTATATCAGCGCGGCTCGCCAGGTGTTTTCCATGCGTTCCTTCCGCGAGGGCCAGCCCTATGTGATCGTCACGGACTCTGCTTCGGGCCGGGTCAAGCGTTTTGAATACGAAATCGACAGCCGCCGCCGTCTGGTGGTGGAGGGCGTCGAAGAGCCCGTGGCCAGGGTGGAGGCCATTGAATACGTCACCCTGCTCAGCACGGTGGAAGCCACCATCAGCGACAATCTCTTCCAGGCCGTGGCCGATGTGGGCGAAAGCCCGCAAATGGCGCTGCAACTGGCTGACCTTTTCGGCGCGGAAATCAACTTTATCCGTGATCTGCAGGAGGGCGACAGTTTTTCCGTGCTGGTGGAGAAACGCTATCGCGAGGGAGAATATAAAGGCTACGGCCGCGTTCTGGCCGCGCATTTCACCAATAAGGGCAAAACGTTCGAGGCCTATCTTTTCCGGGACGGTTCTGGCCGGGCCCAGTATTACAACCGCAAGGGCGAAAACCTGCGTAAAACGTTGTTGCAGGCTCCCCTGGCCTTTACCCGTGTGACTTCCCGCTTCACGTCGAGCCGCAAGCACCCTATTCTGGGCTACAGCCGTCCGCATATGGGAGTGGATTACGGCGCGCCCACCGGTACGCCGGTCAAGGCCGTGGGCGAAGGCGTGGTCACCAAAAGAAGCTGGGGCGGCGGTTACGGCAACCAGATCATCGTCAAGCACGTGGCCGGGCTGGAATCCATGTATTCGCACCTTTCCGGCTATGCCCGGGGTCTGCGCCAGGGCCAGCGCGTGCGCCAGGGCCAGGTTATCGGCTTTGTGGGCAGCACGGGTTTGTCCACCGGGCCGCATCTGGATTTCCGTCTGCGCCAGAACGGCAAGTTCATCAATCCCACCAAGGCCATCAATCCGCGCGGCGAGCCGGTTTCCGCCAGGCACATGGCCGCCTTTGAAAAAGTCGTGGCCGAAGAACTGGCTTATCTGAAAGACCGCAAGCCCCTGGCCGAGTATACGGTGGACAGCGTGGTGCCGGAAAATGCCGTGCTTACCGACAATGCGCCGGATGCGGAAAAGGAGAAAAAGCCGGAACCCAAAAAACGCCGCCGTCGGAGCTAG
- a CDS encoding helix-turn-helix domain-containing protein — MLKNELRHILNQDGTQEAEAWFECLTLRQEDDTLRVVFPHTYFAAWFSRHKRNVFEEALSRHFTDKSLPRVVYEHCGPSPQVSAPQASSGREGSEGEPQAGPDDARNAEDNFASFISNAKNAFPLAAAKEIAESDVGEAYNPFLLCGRSGTGKTHLLRALAKSFARRGSGKTASRRIICQNAARFCAEDTPWARRPELFWQQCDALLLDDLQDLAGQAAWQQKLIACMDACPPVPRQNADVPTPVGMEYGLSDGPRQMIFAHAGPAQALKDLDERLRSRLESGLVVELLEPDLDVRLRYLQALCKERRLNLGRDQLLYLAQRCAQFRLLQGLLLKVAAFAAVHGRNLTPADLENIVRTGGADRPPGCREILGEVARGLNLRPEDILGGKRRPDLVLARQVAMYLCRQKLGLSYPELGRAFGGKDHSTVIHAIKKIKKLLVSDKDVQRLVTQLETTAL; from the coding sequence ATGCTGAAAAATGAATTGCGGCACATACTGAACCAGGACGGCACGCAGGAAGCGGAAGCCTGGTTCGAATGTCTGACCCTCCGGCAGGAGGACGATACGTTGCGGGTTGTTTTTCCCCATACGTATTTCGCCGCCTGGTTCTCGCGCCATAAACGCAACGTCTTTGAAGAGGCCCTCAGCCGCCATTTTACTGACAAGAGCCTGCCGCGCGTGGTTTACGAACACTGCGGGCCATCCCCCCAGGTCAGCGCTCCTCAGGCCTCTTCCGGCCGGGAAGGTTCAGAGGGCGAGCCGCAGGCCGGGCCGGACGACGCGCGTAACGCGGAAGACAATTTCGCCTCATTTATCAGCAACGCCAAAAACGCCTTCCCTCTGGCCGCGGCTAAGGAAATTGCTGAAAGCGATGTGGGCGAGGCCTACAACCCCTTTTTGCTCTGCGGGCGCAGCGGTACGGGTAAAACCCATTTGCTGCGGGCTCTGGCCAAGTCTTTCGCGCGGCGCGGCTCCGGAAAAACAGCTTCCAGACGGATCATCTGTCAGAATGCCGCGCGCTTCTGCGCCGAAGACACGCCCTGGGCACGCCGTCCGGAATTGTTCTGGCAACAGTGCGACGCCCTGTTGCTGGACGATCTGCAGGATCTGGCCGGGCAGGCGGCCTGGCAGCAAAAACTGATCGCCTGCATGGACGCCTGTCCCCCGGTTCCCCGGCAAAATGCGGATGTTCCGACTCCGGTCGGAATGGAGTACGGGTTGAGCGACGGGCCGCGCCAGATGATCTTCGCCCACGCAGGGCCGGCCCAGGCCCTGAAGGATCTGGACGAGCGCCTGCGTTCCCGCCTGGAAAGCGGCCTGGTGGTGGAGCTGCTGGAACCGGACCTGGATGTGCGCCTGCGTTATCTGCAGGCTCTCTGCAAGGAGAGACGGCTGAATCTGGGGCGCGACCAGTTGCTCTATCTGGCGCAGCGTTGCGCCCAGTTCCGCCTGCTTCAGGGCCTGCTGCTGAAAGTGGCGGCATTTGCCGCCGTGCACGGCAGAAATCTGACCCCGGCGGACCTGGAAAACATCGTGCGCACCGGCGGAGCGGACAGACCGCCCGGCTGCCGGGAAATTCTGGGCGAAGTGGCCCGAGGCCTGAATCTGCGGCCTGAAGACATTCTGGGTGGCAAACGCAGGCCTGATCTGGTCCTGGCCCGGCAGGTGGCCATGTACCTCTGCCGCCAGAAGCTGGGTTTGTCCTACCCGGAGCTGGGCCGGGCCTTTGGCGGAAAAGACCACAGTACGGTCATCCATGCCATTAAAAAGATTAAGAAATTGCTGGTTAGTGACAAAGATGTGCAGCGTCTGGTGACGCAATTGGAAACAACGGCCCTGTAA
- the dnaN gene encoding DNA polymerase III subunit beta: MKLTVNKEQIIEGLQKAAAIIPAKAGAAYLRSIWLKAEEGSLAVMSTDANIEFTGRYPAEVSQPGLIGVQGRAFVDLVRQLPTGVLNLTLDEASGNLLLEQGRRVYKLPVSGSEWFQNFSEFPVENAVTWSGDFLQDVLDKVAFCISDDDAMDAIACLCMKPGENGHIDVCGLNGHQFALVSFTHDDLAARLPAEGMLIQKKYLQDIKKWLGADEIELNITDKRLYLRSLDGAETLSLPRAAYEYPDYNIFMGKLADEGVNSMTLDRKEGMDALGRILIFNTESDRCTYMDLSENEARLSAQGQDVGSASESLEVAYRGDIARIAFPTRNLLDVLGHFVSAKIDMLLTGTEGPCGIRGPEDPDYTVIIMPMKVSETTYYSEEDV; this comes from the coding sequence ATGAAACTTACTGTAAACAAAGAGCAGATCATCGAAGGCCTGCAGAAAGCCGCCGCCATCATTCCGGCCAAAGCCGGCGCCGCCTATCTTCGCTCCATCTGGCTCAAGGCCGAGGAGGGCAGTCTGGCGGTCATGTCCACGGACGCCAACATTGAATTCACGGGCCGTTACCCGGCTGAAGTCAGCCAGCCGGGTCTCATCGGCGTACAGGGCCGGGCTTTTGTGGATTTGGTACGCCAGTTGCCCACGGGCGTGCTCAATCTCACCCTGGACGAGGCCTCGGGCAATCTGCTGCTGGAACAGGGACGCCGGGTGTACAAACTGCCGGTGAGCGGTTCCGAGTGGTTCCAGAATTTTTCGGAATTTCCCGTTGAAAACGCGGTGACCTGGTCCGGCGACTTTCTGCAGGACGTGCTGGACAAGGTGGCTTTCTGCATCAGCGACGACGATGCCATGGACGCCATTGCCTGCCTGTGCATGAAGCCGGGCGAAAACGGGCATATCGACGTCTGCGGCCTCAACGGCCATCAGTTCGCCCTGGTTTCCTTCACCCATGACGATCTGGCCGCGCGCCTGCCCGCCGAAGGCATGCTGATTCAGAAGAAATATCTCCAGGATATCAAAAAATGGCTGGGCGCGGACGAAATCGAACTTAATATTACGGATAAGCGCCTTTACCTGCGCAGCCTGGACGGGGCCGAAACTCTCAGCCTGCCCCGCGCGGCCTACGAATATCCGGACTACAACATCTTTATGGGCAAGCTCGCGGACGAAGGCGTCAACTCCATGACCCTGGATCGCAAGGAAGGCATGGACGCTCTGGGTCGTATTCTGATCTTCAATACCGAGAGCGACCGTTGCACCTATATGGATCTTTCTGAAAACGAAGCCCGTCTGTCCGCCCAGGGCCAGGACGTGGGTTCGGCCTCGGAAAGCCTGGAAGTGGCCTACAGGGGCGACATTGCCCGTATAGCCTTCCCCACCCGCAATCTACTGGACGTGCTCGGACATTTCGTTTCCGCCAAGATCGACATGTTGCTCACCGGAACGGAGGGCCCCTGCGGCATCCGGGGACCGGAAGACCCGGACTACACGGTCATCATCATGCCCATGAAGGTTTCCGAGACCACCTATTACAGCGAAGAAGACGTTTAA